One region of Blattabacterium cuenoti genomic DNA includes:
- a CDS encoding urease subunit gamma, translated as MHLTSYEKEKILLHMAGELAKKRLKRGLKLNYPESLALITHYVMEGARDGKTVKELMDEAGNILNNEQVMDGVYELLNNVQVEATFPDGTKLVTIHNPIKKKVKKNSNIIPGQYNLLEEDIILLPGRPRIERVVSNTGNRPIQVGSHFHFYETNSALIFDREGTNGYKLDIPSGRSVRFEPGETKKVILVEIGGRKKVYGFSGKEKKYEKNR; from the coding sequence ATGCATTTAACTTCTTATGAAAAGGAAAAAATTCTTCTGCATATGGCTGGAGAATTGGCAAAAAAACGTTTAAAAAGAGGATTAAAATTAAATTATCCTGAATCTTTAGCTTTAATAACTCATTATGTTATGGAAGGTGCTCGTGATGGAAAAACGGTGAAAGAACTTATGGATGAAGCTGGAAATATTCTTAATAATGAACAAGTTATGGATGGAGTATATGAATTACTTAATAATGTTCAAGTAGAAGCTACTTTTCCTGATGGAACTAAATTAGTAACTATACATAATCCTATCAAAAAAAAAGTAAAGAAAAATTCCAATATCATTCCAGGACAATATAATCTTCTTGAGGAAGATATTATTTTATTACCTGGAAGACCTCGTATAGAGAGAGTAGTATCCAATACAGGAAATCGTCCTATTCAAGTAGGTTCACATTTTCATTTTTATGAAACTAATTCTGCCCTTATTTTTGATAGAGAAGGAACTAATGGATATAAATTAGATATTCCTTCTGGAAGGTCTGTTCGTTTTGAACCAGGTGAAACAAAAAAAGTAATTTTAGTAGAAATAGGAGGAAGAAAAAAAGTTTATGGATTTTCAGGAAAAGAAAAAAAATATGAAAAAAATAGATAG
- a CDS encoding ribose-phosphate diphosphokinase — translation MNQKVLFFSTRSGLKLSENIAYYYGAFLGKVKFLEFSDGEYTPCFEQSVRGSRVFLIGSTFTPVDNLMELLLMCDAARRASAHNITLVIPYFGWARQDHKDKPRTPIAAKLLANLMVASGATRVMTMDLHADQIQGFFDIPVDHLYASRIFIDYIKKLNIDQLTIASPDMGGAKRARSYAGYLGTDVVICYKERKKANEIEFMNLIGNVKGKNIILIDDMVDTAGTLTEAANLIKQQGAKSVRAIATHPVLSGNSYEKINNSALEELVITDTIPIKKITYNKIKVLSCAPLFAEVMQSVHNDESISNKFII, via the coding sequence ATGAATCAAAAGGTTCTCTTCTTTTCTACAAGAAGTGGTTTAAAATTATCAGAAAATATAGCTTATTATTATGGAGCTTTTCTTGGAAAAGTAAAATTTTTAGAATTTAGCGATGGAGAATATACTCCTTGTTTTGAACAATCCGTTCGTGGATCTAGAGTATTTTTGATAGGTTCAACTTTTACTCCAGTAGATAATTTAATGGAGCTATTATTAATGTGTGATGCTGCTCGTAGAGCTTCTGCTCATAATATAACACTTGTAATACCATATTTTGGATGGGCGAGACAAGATCATAAAGATAAACCTAGAACTCCTATTGCTGCAAAACTTCTAGCAAATTTAATGGTTGCATCAGGAGCTACTAGAGTTATGACAATGGATTTACATGCGGATCAAATTCAAGGATTTTTTGATATACCTGTAGATCATTTATATGCATCTAGGATATTTATTGATTATATAAAAAAATTAAATATAGATCAATTAACTATAGCATCTCCAGATATGGGAGGAGCAAAAAGAGCTAGAAGCTATGCTGGATATTTAGGAACGGACGTAGTTATTTGTTATAAGGAAAGAAAAAAGGCGAATGAAATAGAATTCATGAATCTTATAGGAAATGTTAAAGGAAAAAATATTATACTTATAGATGATATGGTTGACACAGCTGGAACTTTAACAGAGGCAGCCAATTTAATAAAACAACAAGGAGCTAAAAGTGTTAGAGCTATAGCAACTCATCCTGTTTTATCAGGAAATTCATATGAAAAAATAAATAATTCTGCATTAGAAGAGTTAGTAATAACGGATACTATTCCTATAAAAAAAATAACATACAATAAGATTAAAGTTTTATCTTGTGCTCCTCTTTTTGCGGAAGTAATGCAGTCAGTACATAATGATGAATCTATTAGTAATAAATTTATTATATGA
- a CDS encoding homoserine kinase, whose amino-acid sequence MKGIKILAPATVANLACGFDVIGLALDFPKDEIFLYKSNIPGIRINKIDGSSLPKDPKKNVAFVALQYFLKKYKQKQKFEKKDQIGFDIELIKNIHPGSGIGSSAASAAGVVLGANILLGNPFNTIQLIRFAMEGERVASGSAHADNVAPAIMGGLTLVRSYNPLDITKLHSPKELWVSIIHPQIEIKTSDAREILKQKILMTDAIKQWGNIGALVAGLYQENYALISRSLEDVIVEPIRAMLIPAFYELKIRCKEIGALGGGISGSGPSVFMLSKGNYTAKKVTEVMNYVYSPLKVDYKTYTSPINHLGVKWLKIK is encoded by the coding sequence ATGAAGGGGATTAAAATATTGGCGCCAGCTACTGTAGCTAATCTTGCTTGTGGATTTGATGTTATTGGATTAGCTTTAGATTTTCCAAAAGATGAAATTTTTTTATATAAATCTAATATACCAGGAATACGTATTAATAAAATAGATGGAAGTTCTTTACCTAAAGATCCAAAAAAAAATGTAGCATTCGTAGCTTTACAATATTTTTTAAAAAAATATAAACAAAAACAAAAATTTGAAAAAAAAGATCAAATAGGATTTGATATAGAACTTATTAAAAATATTCATCCTGGAAGTGGAATTGGATCCAGTGCAGCTAGTGCTGCTGGTGTTGTTTTAGGAGCTAATATTTTACTAGGTAATCCTTTTAATACTATACAATTAATACGTTTTGCTATGGAAGGAGAACGTGTAGCAAGTGGATCTGCTCATGCTGATAATGTAGCTCCTGCTATCATGGGAGGTTTAACGTTAGTTAGAAGTTATAATCCTTTAGATATCACTAAATTACATTCTCCTAAAGAATTATGGGTTAGTATTATACATCCACAAATTGAAATAAAAACATCAGATGCAAGAGAAATATTAAAACAAAAAATATTAATGACAGATGCTATTAAACAATGGGGAAATATAGGGGCATTAGTAGCAGGTTTATATCAAGAAAATTATGCTTTGATAAGTAGATCTTTAGAAGATGTTATTGTAGAACCTATACGAGCAATGTTAATTCCAGCATTTTATGAATTAAAAATAAGATGCAAAGAAATAGGAGCTTTAGGTGGAGGTATTTCTGGTTCAGGTCCTTCTGTTTTCATGTTAAGCAAAGGAAATTATACAGCAAAAAAAGTTACTGAAGTAATGAATTATGTTTATTCTCCATTAAAAGTGGATTATAAAACTTATACTTCTCCTATTAATCATTTAGGAGTTAAATGGTTAAAAATTAAATAA
- a CDS encoding nucleoside deaminase, with product MKIALKEAFIAFHKNEVPIGAVMIHNNIVIAKAHNLTETLNKATAHAEMLVINLASTYLSKKYIEECTLYVTLEPCIMCAGALFWSKIGKVVCGAYNKKGFLYYGVKLHPKTIFVSGIMKKQCKSLIQKFFFFKRIQKKKNKI from the coding sequence ATGAAAATTGCTTTAAAAGAAGCTTTTATTGCTTTTCATAAAAATGAAGTTCCTATAGGAGCAGTAATGATACATAATAATATAGTAATAGCAAAGGCTCATAATTTAACTGAAACTTTAAATAAGGCTACTGCACATGCAGAAATGTTAGTAATAAATTTAGCTTCTACTTATCTAAGTAAAAAATATATTGAAGAATGTACTTTATATGTCACATTAGAACCATGTATAATGTGTGCAGGGGCTTTATTTTGGTCTAAAATAGGAAAAGTTGTTTGTGGGGCTTATAATAAAAAAGGATTTTTATATTATGGAGTAAAATTACATCCAAAAACCATATTTGTATCTGGAATTATGAAAAAACAATGTAAATCTTTAATACAAAAATTTTTCTTTTTTAAAAGAATTCAAAAAAAAAAAAATAAAATATAA
- the thrC gene encoding threonine synthase: MLYYSLKNNNNFVSFEKAVLKGLAPDGGLYIPEYIPILKKNFFDQIYNYDIFTIAISVIKPYIGKSIPDEYISNIIYDTLNFPFPMIEIHDNIRVLELFHGPTLAFKDVGAKFMSECLSFFYKKIGKKITVLVATSGDTGGAVAKGFHKKLGIEVIILYPYNGISSLQKKQISSLGDNILAIEINGNFDDCQNMVKKAFLDKEIQKKYILTSANSINIARWIPQMFYYFLAYRQIIIEEKKKHPIELIFSVPSGNFGNICAGMMAKKMGLPIKFFIASTNINDTIPRFLKSGKYNPTSVKKTISNAMDISNPSNFSRIWNFLYKKNIIELKKVLYSYQFTDKETIDIIEKVYKKYNYMLDPHGAIGYLGLKKYLQKFNNTLYKTIFLETAHPIKFLDKMPYFIQKNIVFPKQMKTFFNSKRKIKKISMINNFNIFKNWLLEK; encoded by the coding sequence ATGTTATATTATAGTTTAAAAAATAATAATAATTTTGTTTCTTTTGAAAAAGCTGTTTTAAAAGGATTAGCTCCAGATGGAGGATTATATATACCAGAATATATTCCTATATTAAAAAAAAACTTTTTTGATCAAATTTATAATTATGATATTTTTACAATAGCTATATCTGTTATAAAACCTTATATAGGTAAATCTATACCAGATGAATATATATCTAATATTATTTACGATACTTTAAATTTTCCATTTCCTATGATAGAAATACATGATAATATTAGAGTATTAGAGCTTTTTCATGGACCTACTTTAGCTTTTAAAGATGTTGGAGCTAAATTTATGTCCGAATGTTTAAGTTTTTTTTATAAAAAAATAGGAAAAAAAATAACAGTTTTAGTAGCTACTTCAGGAGATACTGGAGGAGCTGTTGCTAAAGGATTTCATAAAAAATTAGGAATTGAAGTTATTATTTTATATCCATATAATGGAATTAGTTCATTACAAAAAAAACAAATTTCTTCTTTAGGAGATAATATATTAGCTATAGAAATTAATGGAAATTTTGATGATTGTCAAAATATGGTTAAAAAAGCCTTTTTAGATAAAGAAATACAAAAAAAATATATTTTAACTTCGGCTAATTCTATCAATATAGCTAGATGGATACCTCAAATGTTTTATTATTTTTTAGCTTATAGACAAATAATAATAGAAGAAAAAAAAAAACATCCTATAGAATTAATTTTTTCAGTTCCTAGCGGAAATTTTGGAAATATTTGTGCAGGTATGATGGCTAAAAAAATGGGGTTACCCATAAAGTTTTTTATAGCTTCTACAAATATTAATGATACTATTCCTAGATTTTTAAAATCAGGAAAATATAATCCTACTTCAGTCAAAAAAACTATATCAAATGCTATGGATATATCTAACCCCAGCAATTTTTCTCGTATATGGAACTTTTTATACAAAAAAAATATAATTGAACTAAAGAAAGTTTTATATTCTTATCAATTTACGGATAAAGAAACTATAGATATTATAGAAAAAGTATATAAAAAATATAACTATATGTTAGATCCACATGGAGCTATTGGTTATTTAGGTCTTAAAAAATATTTACAAAAATTTAATAATACGTTATATAAAACTATTTTTTTAGAAACTGCTCATCCTATTAAATTTTTAGATAAAATGCCGTATTTTATACAAAAAAATATTGTATTTCCTAAACAAATGAAAACATTTTTTAATTCAAAAAGAAAAATAAAAAAAATATCTATGATTAATAATTTTAACATATTTAAAAATTGGCTATTAGAAAAATAA
- the aroB gene encoding 3-dehydroquinate synthase has protein sequence MKKDGVGIYFNNKAYEVLESYLLTQIDSIKNTFILVDNFTYIHCIPVIYSHIDILKNSNIIQIKSGEKEKNIYTCIKICKNLEKLKANRKSLILNLGGGVITDIGGFVASIFKRGIRFVNIPTTLLGMVDAAIGYKTGINLDSIKNEIGSFYIPELLIIDTHFLNTLSNEDFFSGMAEMFKHGLIADKNFWIELKENSKKNIKKNEKTWNNLIFKSISIKQKIVEKDPKEKGLRKILNFGHTIGHAIESYFMNKNKIKMLHGVAIAMGMVFESWISSKINGLSIDEYEEIKSIFSILYPIHEKNYSNIDINEIFKIMEYDKKNEKNKILFSLLKKIGNCSYNCQVPYSLIKESFLN, from the coding sequence ATGAAAAAAGATGGAGTGGGTATCTACTTCAATAATAAAGCTTATGAAGTATTAGAATCTTATCTATTAACCCAAATAGATTCCATAAAAAATACATTTATTTTAGTAGATAATTTTACTTATATACATTGTATTCCTGTTATTTATTCTCATATAGATATTTTAAAAAATTCTAATATTATTCAGATTAAATCAGGAGAAAAAGAAAAAAATATTTATACATGTATTAAAATATGTAAAAATTTAGAAAAATTAAAAGCAAATAGAAAAAGTTTAATCCTAAATCTAGGAGGAGGTGTTATAACAGATATTGGTGGATTTGTTGCTTCTATATTTAAAAGAGGTATACGTTTTGTCAATATACCTACTACTTTGTTAGGAATGGTAGATGCTGCTATAGGATATAAAACTGGAATCAATTTAGATTCTATTAAAAATGAAATAGGATCTTTTTATATTCCAGAATTATTAATTATAGATACTCATTTTTTAAATACATTATCTAATGAAGATTTTTTTTCTGGAATGGCTGAAATGTTTAAACATGGATTGATAGCAGATAAAAATTTTTGGATAGAATTAAAGGAAAATAGTAAAAAAAATATAAAAAAAAATGAAAAAACGTGGAATAATTTGATTTTTAAATCAATATCAATTAAACAAAAAATTGTAGAAAAAGATCCTAAAGAAAAAGGACTAAGAAAAATACTAAATTTTGGACATACTATTGGACATGCTATAGAAAGTTATTTTATGAATAAAAATAAAATAAAAATGTTACACGGTGTAGCTATAGCAATGGGAATGGTTTTTGAATCATGGATTTCTAGTAAAATAAATGGATTATCTATAGATGAATATGAAGAAATTAAATCTATATTTTCTATTTTATATCCAATACATGAAAAAAATTATTCTAATATAGATATTAATGAAATATTTAAGATCATGGAATATGATAAAAAAAATGAAAAAAATAAAATTCTATTTTCTTTATTAAAAAAAATAGGTAATTGTTCTTACAATTGTCAAGTACCTTATTCTCTAATTAAAGAAAGTTTTTTAAATTAA
- a CDS encoding thymidylate synthase, producing MKQYLNLIKNVLKNGKYKKDRTGVGTISIFGYQMRFDLNKGFPLLTTKKLNIKSIIYELLWFLKGDTNIQYLKENKVYIWNEWANKNGDLGPIYGLQWRRWPTYEGHFIDQIVNVIKEIKSKPNSRRLIVSSWNVGMIKKMSIPPCHTLFQFYVLEKNISLLLYQRSADIFLGLPFNIASYALLLTMLAKTLNLKEKELIHTIGDAHIYKNHIKQVKIQMNRNPRPLPKMILNPSVKNIFNFSFEDFKLINYNPFSHIKGDVAI from the coding sequence ATGAAACAATACTTAAATTTAATAAAAAATGTATTGAAAAATGGAAAATATAAAAAGGATCGTACTGGAGTAGGAACAATAAGTATATTTGGATATCAAATGAGATTTGATTTAAATAAAGGATTTCCTCTTTTAACCACAAAAAAATTAAATATAAAATCTATTATTTATGAATTATTATGGTTTTTAAAAGGAGATACTAATATACAATATTTAAAAGAAAACAAAGTATATATTTGGAATGAATGGGCAAATAAAAATGGAGATCTTGGTCCAATATATGGATTGCAATGGAGAAGATGGCCTACCTATGAAGGTCATTTTATAGATCAAATAGTTAATGTTATTAAGGAAATTAAATCTAAACCTAATTCAAGACGTTTAATAGTTTCTTCTTGGAATGTAGGAATGATTAAAAAAATGTCAATTCCTCCTTGTCATACACTATTTCAATTTTATGTATTAGAAAAAAATATATCACTTCTTTTATATCAAAGAAGCGCAGACATATTTCTTGGTTTACCTTTTAATATAGCTTCTTATGCATTATTATTAACTATGTTAGCTAAAACTCTTAATTTAAAAGAAAAAGAATTAATCCATACTATTGGAGATGCTCATATTTATAAAAATCATATTAAACAAGTTAAAATACAAATGAATAGAAATCCAAGACCATTACCAAAAATGATTCTTAATCCATCTGTAAAAAATATTTTTAATTTTTCTTTTGAAGATTTCAAATTAATAAATTATAATCCATTTTCTCATATTAAAGGAGATGTAGCTATTTAA
- the thrA gene encoding bifunctional aspartate kinase/homoserine dehydrogenase I — MQVLKFGGSSVAHSNAIKRICSLLEKKPKGRYAIVVSALGNITDQLIQCGKLASERKNVYKNILEEIEIRHLNLIRELFPITYQSHLISWIKKNINDLESLCDGIFQVEELSKRSLDKIMSFGELSSSFLIAEKLKQSGLDTICKDSRDLIITDYQFGCAQVDFITSNHHIVQFFREKTSEYIVLPGFIGSTLENETTTLGRGGSDYTAAILAAAISASLLEIWTDVSGMMTANPKVVNQAFPIKEISYEEAMELSHFGAKVIYPPTIQPAMKKHIPIQIRNTFSPSDPGTLIYISKNTNISQPVTGISGIQNMALLTLEGSGMVGIPGYSKRLFEALSREKINVIFITQSSSEHSITTGIHEMDVIKAKAVIDSEFSQEIHQRRIDPLRIEKDLCIIAVVGDNMKNLHGTSGKMFSSLGRNSINVRAIAQGSTEKNISAVIKKNDFKKALNTLHEAFFESPPKQINLFICGVGKVGSKLLEQINQQQNYLLEELKLQVRIIGLANSRNMYFNEHGINLNQWNKYLNKEDNKIMNIYSFMEKVWKFNLRNSLFVDNTASEKMAMTYDKFLKNGIGVITCNKIACSSDYDHYKKLKTLSRHFKAPFLFETNVGASLPVISTLNDLINSGDKINKIEAVLSGSLNFIFNHFIGKKSFLEVIKEAQLKGYTEPDPRIDLSGLDVMRKILILARECGSSLELSDINQKSFLPESCYNCPSIDHFYEELYKYKDYFFKIRDEAEKEKKRLRFIARYENGVASVGLEFVKQSHPFFQLEGKDNMVLYNTYRYAEQPLIIKGAGAGAEVTASGVFSDIIKATK; from the coding sequence ATGCAAGTTTTAAAATTTGGGGGGAGTTCCGTAGCACATTCTAATGCAATAAAACGTATTTGTTCTTTGCTAGAAAAAAAACCAAAAGGAAGATATGCTATTGTTGTATCTGCATTAGGAAATATTACCGATCAATTAATACAATGTGGTAAATTAGCATCTGAAAGAAAAAATGTTTATAAAAATATATTAGAAGAAATAGAAATTCGTCATCTTAATCTCATAAGAGAATTATTTCCAATAACTTATCAAAGTCATTTGATAAGTTGGATTAAAAAAAATATTAATGATTTAGAAAGTTTATGTGATGGAATTTTTCAAGTAGAAGAATTATCAAAACGTTCTTTAGACAAAATAATGAGTTTTGGAGAATTAAGTTCTTCTTTTCTTATTGCAGAAAAATTAAAACAGTCTGGATTAGATACAATATGTAAAGATAGCAGAGATTTAATTATTACTGATTATCAATTTGGATGTGCTCAAGTAGATTTTATTACAAGTAATCATCATATTGTTCAATTTTTTCGTGAAAAAACATCAGAATATATTGTTTTACCTGGATTTATAGGTTCTACATTGGAAAACGAAACTACAACTCTTGGAAGAGGAGGATCTGATTATACAGCTGCTATTTTAGCAGCTGCTATATCTGCTAGTTTACTTGAAATATGGACAGATGTAAGTGGAATGATGACAGCCAACCCAAAAGTAGTAAATCAAGCTTTTCCTATTAAGGAAATTTCTTATGAAGAAGCAATGGAATTATCTCATTTTGGAGCAAAGGTTATATATCCTCCTACAATACAACCTGCTATGAAAAAACATATTCCTATACAAATTAGGAATACTTTTTCTCCTTCAGATCCAGGTACTTTAATTTATATTAGTAAAAATACAAATATTAGTCAACCTGTAACTGGTATTTCTGGAATTCAGAATATGGCTTTATTAACTCTTGAAGGAAGTGGAATGGTAGGAATACCAGGATATTCTAAACGTTTATTTGAAGCTTTATCACGTGAAAAAATAAATGTTATATTTATAACTCAAAGTTCTTCAGAACATTCAATAACTACCGGTATTCATGAAATGGATGTAATTAAAGCAAAAGCTGTAATAGATAGTGAATTTTCTCAAGAAATTCATCAAAGAAGAATAGATCCATTAAGAATAGAAAAAGACCTTTGTATTATCGCTGTAGTAGGTGATAATATGAAAAATCTTCATGGAACTAGTGGTAAAATGTTTTCTTCTTTAGGTAGAAATAGTATTAATGTAAGAGCTATAGCTCAAGGTTCTACTGAAAAAAATATATCAGCAGTTATTAAAAAAAATGATTTTAAAAAAGCATTGAATACTTTACATGAAGCTTTTTTTGAAAGTCCTCCAAAACAAATTAATTTATTTATTTGTGGAGTAGGAAAAGTAGGTAGTAAACTTTTAGAACAGATAAATCAACAACAAAATTATTTATTAGAAGAATTAAAATTACAAGTAAGGATTATAGGATTAGCTAATAGTAGAAATATGTATTTTAATGAACATGGAATAAATTTAAATCAGTGGAATAAATATCTTAATAAAGAAGATAATAAAATAATGAATATTTATTCTTTTATGGAAAAAGTATGGAAATTTAATCTAAGAAATAGTTTATTTGTTGATAATACAGCTAGTGAAAAAATGGCTATGACTTATGATAAATTTTTAAAAAACGGAATAGGTGTTATTACTTGTAATAAAATAGCATGTTCATCTGATTACGATCATTATAAAAAATTAAAAACTCTTTCTAGACATTTTAAAGCTCCATTTTTATTTGAAACTAATGTAGGAGCTAGTTTACCAGTTATTAGTACCTTAAATGATCTTATAAATAGTGGAGATAAAATCAATAAAATAGAAGCTGTTTTATCAGGAAGTTTAAATTTTATATTTAATCATTTTATAGGAAAAAAATCTTTTTTAGAAGTAATTAAAGAAGCTCAATTAAAAGGATACACAGAACCAGATCCACGTATTGATTTAAGCGGATTAGATGTCATGCGAAAAATACTTATTTTAGCAAGAGAATGTGGTTCTTCATTAGAATTAAGTGATATTAATCAAAAATCTTTTCTTCCTGAAAGTTGTTACAATTGTCCTTCTATAGATCATTTTTATGAAGAATTATATAAATATAAAGATTACTTTTTTAAAATTAGAGATGAAGCAGAAAAAGAAAAAAAACGTTTACGTTTTATTGCACGTTATGAAAATGGAGTTGCTTCTGTTGGTCTAGAATTTGTTAAACAAAGTCATCCTTTTTTTCAATTAGAAGGAAAAGATAATATGGTTTTATATAATACATATCGTTATGCTGAACAACCTCTTATTATAAAAGGAGCAGGGGCTGGAGCAGAAGTAACTGCATCTGGTGTTTTTTCAGATATTATTAAAGCTACTAAATAA
- a CDS encoding 50S ribosomal protein L25 translates to MKYINIYGKKRNTGKKAIRFIRLSKEIPCILYGKNINIPFSTSLEHLKKIVYTTEVYGVSIQIDGYNNCINAIQKEIQFDPISDQILHVDFCKIEKFKPIILEIPIKSFGRPIGVSKGGEYYSAIKKLKIKAFSYNIPEYIKLNVDLLDIGDRITVKNLYNDKYTILHPSNTLIARVKSSRIIKGSQEEKQENKDNKENKDNKNNKDKELNK, encoded by the coding sequence ATGAAATATATAAATATATACGGAAAAAAAAGAAATACTGGAAAAAAAGCTATTCGTTTTATTAGACTTTCTAAAGAAATACCATGTATTTTATATGGAAAAAATATAAATATTCCATTTTCAACTTCACTAGAACATTTAAAAAAAATAGTATATACTACAGAAGTTTATGGTGTATCTATTCAAATAGATGGATATAATAATTGTATAAATGCTATTCAAAAAGAAATACAATTTGATCCTATTAGTGATCAAATATTACATGTAGATTTTTGTAAAATAGAAAAATTTAAACCTATAATATTAGAAATTCCAATAAAATCTTTCGGAAGACCTATTGGAGTTTCTAAAGGAGGAGAATATTATTCTGCAATAAAAAAATTAAAAATCAAAGCTTTTTCATATAATATACCAGAATACATAAAATTAAATGTTGATTTATTAGATATAGGAGATAGAATAACAGTTAAAAATTTATATAATGATAAATATACTATATTACATCCATCTAATACATTAATAGCAAGAGTAAAAAGTTCCAGAATAATTAAAGGATCTCAAGAAGAAAAACAAGAAAATAAAGATAACAAAGAAAACAAAGATAACAAAAATAACAAAGATAAAGAATTAAATAAATAA
- a CDS encoding DedA family protein: protein MLDLWDFFQHLFNPRWIFLYFGNTALFILLAIVFAETGFFIGFFLPGDSLLFTAGIFGKDLCKNFYNVPFFVIILIVALVAILGNMQGYWLGYKSGKLLYKKKDSFFFRKKHLIIAKLFYNKYKTTALIMSRFLPMFRSFAPIVAGAIRIEFKKFMIYNIIGALAWTFSIMLSGHYLDKSFPELKNHLEWIILLIVFTTTLPIIFKLKIKKKKKVLI, encoded by the coding sequence ATGTTAGATTTATGGGATTTTTTTCAACATTTATTTAATCCTAGATGGATTTTTTTATATTTCGGAAATACAGCTTTGTTTATTCTTTTAGCAATTGTTTTTGCAGAAACTGGATTTTTTATAGGTTTTTTTTTACCAGGAGATTCTTTATTATTTACTGCTGGCATCTTTGGAAAAGATTTATGTAAAAATTTTTATAACGTACCTTTTTTTGTTATTATTTTAATTGTTGCATTAGTAGCTATTCTTGGTAATATGCAAGGATATTGGTTAGGATATAAATCTGGAAAATTACTATATAAAAAAAAAGATTCCTTTTTTTTTAGAAAAAAACATCTTATTATAGCAAAATTATTTTATAATAAATATAAAACAACTGCACTTATTATGAGTCGTTTTCTACCTATGTTTCGTTCTTTTGCTCCTATTGTAGCAGGAGCAATTCGCATTGAATTTAAAAAATTTATGATATATAATATTATAGGGGCTCTTGCTTGGACTTTTTCTATTATGTTATCTGGACATTATTTAGACAAAAGTTTTCCTGAATTAAAAAATCATCTTGAATGGATTATTTTATTAATAGTATTTACTACAACATTACCTATAATTTTTAAATTAAAAATAAAAAAAAAGAAAAAAGTACTTATTTAA